The following nucleotide sequence is from Flavimarina sp. Hel_I_48.
AAGATGCCGGTAGGGATCCCCGGCAGTTTCCGCCAGGCCGCCGCAGCCGCAAACCCAGGAACAATACCAGCGTTTACCATATTTGTACGTAAGGATAGGAGTGATCACAAAGATGGAAAGTATGCCGAAAATCAGCATGAACAACCCAATATCACCCGCGCTTAAGAATTCGTCGATTTTATAACCTGCAAAAAGCTCGTAATTGAGCGGCCAGATGTTTTTAAGATCATAATACGGCTGGTTAAGACGCGCCAGAATCTCAGGAATTATGAATGCAAAACTCAATTGAAAAAACATAACAGAGCACGTACGCAAAATTTCATACCGACTGTGGCGGTATTTTAGGATAAATTTCACCCCAAAACTAAGTATGGCCAGCGTGTACAGCGTCCCGTAGACAAACCACTGGCTTGCGGGATTTCCACTTATGAATTTGCTTAGTGGGTCAAAAAGTCCCACCAGACCGGTATTATCGCCTTCAGTATTAAGACCCAAATACTGTGGAAACCAATACAGCGCAACATAAAAAAGGGTAAGCAGAATCCCTGTCGCCCAGCCAAGTACTCCTCGCGAGGTCATGCTCTTAAAGTAAACACCATCATTTTTAATGCCCGCGTGTTTGTTTAAATACAAGTCTGCGGCAAAAAGAATGGTTCCGCCGGCGATAAGTAAAAGTGCTGCACTTAGGAAAACGGTCTTATTGGGGAAATTGACATTAGCAAGGGCCAAAATCAATATAAATAAACCGATCAATCCAATGCCCACGGCCAACTTTTGACGCGTGGTAATAGCTTTTGGCGGTTCACCGGTAAGGGACATATCGCGGTTGAGGGTGCTCATAGGGATTTATTGTTATTGCAATTATTTTAATTCCTTTTTCAGGCTTTTAAGATCTGGTAGTCCTTGTTTATTTGTCAGATCGAGTGCGCGACGTCAGGAGCGTGTATCGAGATCGGTCTGGGTTGAAAAGCTTCTCGATACATCCCGAAAAAAAACCAGGATACTCGTAGTGACGTTTTTAGTTGTTCTCAAATTTTAAACAATTTCTTTTTTGGCAGTTTTTTGATATGCCCTCAAAATCTCTTTTTCGTAATGTTTGTAAAATTCAGGATCAAAATTCGCTGCTTTGAGGTTGTTAATAACAAAATCAACATCTTTTTCGGCAGTAAGCCAGCGATTAAAAACTTCATGCCGCATGCGTATTCCGAAGGTGTTTATTCCTAAAAATGCACCGGTTTCTTTGTTATAGGCGACCGTAATACATTTGGTGTCGTCCTCATGTTTCCAATGAAAATGAGCCTCATGTTCCGGTTTTGATTTTTCACTGAATACCCATCCATACGTCTGATATTCGATATCAAAGAATTTAGCCGAATTGAACCAGTGCCCGGGCTTGTATTCAAATGTTTTTCCGCAAAGGGTCTGGGCAAGAGCTTCGCCCATCATGCGGCCGGTGTACCATACCGCTTCTACCGGTTTTCTATTTCCTATAGCTTCTCGCTGCTGTGCACAATCGCCAATGGAATAAACATCCTTAATATTGGTCTCCAGCATGCGGTTGACCAGAACGCCTTTGTCTGTTTCAATGCCAGAGTCTTTTAAAAAGTCAATTTTTGGCTTAACGCCGGTGGCAATTCCCACGAGTTGGCATTCAATTTCTTCCCCAGCTTTAGTAAGTACGCCGCGAACACGACCATTTTCATCCCCCAGAATTTTATCAAGGTTGGTCTCGTGGCACAGATCAATCCCGTGGGAAAGAATGTGCCTGGAGATCATTGCCGCTTCGCCTTGAGGTAGCGTACCGCCCCAGAATGCATTTTCCCGAACGAGCATGGTCACGGCGATACCGCGGGTATGCAGCATTTCTGCAAGCTCCACGCCTATGAGTCCGCCGCCCACGATCACTGCGCGCTGACAAACTTCTTTATTTGGCGCGTTCTTTTCCAGCTTTTCAAGATCCTGTTTTGTAACAAGTCCCTGTACACCTTCTAACTCGAGACCTTCCCAGCCAAAAGTCTGCGTGGTAGAGCCGGAAGCAATGATTAATTTGTCATAGGCCAAAGTTGCGCCATCTGCAAAATGTAGGGTTTTTGAAGTGACATCAACCTGCTGCACATATCCACTTTTACGTTCCAGAAGGTTTTTATCCCAAAAGTGTTCTTCGTAAGGTTCAATATCCTTCCAGCGCATGTGACCCATATACACATACATTAACGCCGTACGTGAAAAAAACGCATCACTTTCCGCAGAGATCAGCGTAATTTTTTTGTCGGAATTTTTACGGATATGCCGTGCAGCGGTAACGCCCGCAATGCCATTACCTATGATAACAATATGTTCCATACTGGGGAGTGCTTGCTTTTATGGTCGGTTTTAAAGATAGGAACTAATGGGCTTTATTTAATTTATAAGCACTCTAAATATGTTGTGGCATTATACTTGGTTTTATGTAACTGGAAAAATGCCATTTTACGGCTCTCTTATCTACTGGCTCATTTAAAATAGTGCTTTATGAAAATGTTGATGTTAAGTTTTTTACTGGTTTGGAACAGTACTGTTTTTAGTCAGGAAACAGCCTTTTTTGATGCGGCGAATACTGTTTTTGTCACCTATGTTTCTGATGGAAAAGTAGATTATGCCGAAATAAAAAAGAATCCCGAAACGCTCAATAAAGCGTTGAGTCTCGCCGCAGAAAGCAGGGTTACCCCTCAAAATACGGAAGTTTATAAAGCTTTTTGGATAAACGCTTATAACCTCGCGGTCATTAAAGGGATTGTAGAGACTTACCCTATCAATTCCCCACTGGACAAAAAAGGTTTTTTTGATGAAATTACCTATGATCTTGGCGGTCAGAAAATAACATTGAACGCCATTGAAAATGAATTTTTACGGGCAACATTCCCTCAGGAAGCGCGCTTTCATTTTGCATTGGTCTGTGCCGGTTTAAGTTGTCCGCCATTGATTGACCAGGCGTATTATCCAGATACGCTGAAGAACCGGTTGCAAAAACAGACTATAGCTGCCCTCAATGATCCCAATTTTATAAAGGTAAAAGGCAAAAAAGTAGCCGTTAGCATGA
It contains:
- a CDS encoding NAD(P)/FAD-dependent oxidoreductase; amino-acid sequence: MEHIVIIGNGIAGVTAARHIRKNSDKKITLISAESDAFFSRTALMYVYMGHMRWKDIEPYEEHFWDKNLLERKSGYVQQVDVTSKTLHFADGATLAYDKLIIASGSTTQTFGWEGLELEGVQGLVTKQDLEKLEKNAPNKEVCQRAVIVGGGLIGVELAEMLHTRGIAVTMLVRENAFWGGTLPQGEAAMISRHILSHGIDLCHETNLDKILGDENGRVRGVLTKAGEEIECQLVGIATGVKPKIDFLKDSGIETDKGVLVNRMLETNIKDVYSIGDCAQQREAIGNRKPVEAVWYTGRMMGEALAQTLCGKTFEYKPGHWFNSAKFFDIEYQTYGWVFSEKSKPEHEAHFHWKHEDDTKCITVAYNKETGAFLGINTFGIRMRHEVFNRWLTAEKDVDFVINNLKAANFDPEFYKHYEKEILRAYQKTAKKEIV
- a CDS encoding DUF547 domain-containing protein, whose protein sequence is MKMLMLSFLLVWNSTVFSQETAFFDAANTVFVTYVSDGKVDYAEIKKNPETLNKALSLAAESRVTPQNTEVYKAFWINAYNLAVIKGIVETYPINSPLDKKGFFDEITYDLGGQKITLNAIENEFLRATFPQEARFHFALVCAGLSCPPLIDQAYYPDTLKNRLQKQTIAALNDPNFIKVKGKKVAVSMIFKWYAADFERQGGVLSFINNFKTKKLPEDAVMSFYDYDWALNEQK